The following proteins are co-located in the Rheinheimera salexigens genome:
- a CDS encoding YbhB/YbcL family Raf kinase inhibitor-like protein: protein MDTKIFSLTSPTIKEGHFMAKEQEFDGFGCNGNNISPELNWHNAPSGTKSFVLTVFDPDAPTGSGFWHWIVADIPGSATGLAQGAGKGSLPPGCRSFINDFGIKEFGGACPPEGHGMHRYQFTIWALPEETLPAADDARAAVVGFMLNAMALGKATLTATYAR, encoded by the coding sequence ATGGATACTAAAATTTTTAGCCTTACCAGTCCAACTATCAAAGAAGGCCATTTTATGGCTAAAGAGCAAGAGTTTGATGGTTTTGGCTGTAATGGAAATAATATTTCACCAGAATTAAATTGGCACAATGCACCCAGTGGCACTAAAAGTTTTGTATTAACGGTGTTTGATCCTGATGCGCCAACCGGCTCGGGTTTTTGGCATTGGATAGTAGCGGATATTCCTGGTTCTGCAACCGGGTTAGCCCAAGGTGCAGGTAAGGGCAGTTTACCGCCAGGTTGCCGCAGTTTTATCAATGATTTTGGTATTAAAGAATTTGGTGGTGCCTGCCCACCTGAAGGTCATGGTATGCACCGTTATCAATTTACTATTTGGGCGCTACCAGAAGAAACCTTACCGGCTGCAGATGACGCAAGAGCAGCAGTTGTTGGCTTTATGTTAAACGCTATGGCGTTAGGTAAAGCAACGCTAACAGCTACTTATGCCCGTTAG
- the trxC gene encoding thioredoxin TrxC: MIIACPACSSLNRLPEDRLSQQPVCGKCKTELFTGQPIELTATNFAAHANKSELPLVVDFWASWCGPCKNFAPIFSQVALELEPHFRFGKIDTEQQQQLAAQFAIRSIPTLMIFKQGKVLAQQAGAFPKQAFLQWLSKYK; this comes from the coding sequence ATGATTATTGCTTGTCCCGCTTGTTCGTCATTAAATAGGTTGCCAGAAGATCGCCTAAGCCAACAACCAGTTTGTGGAAAATGTAAAACAGAATTATTTACCGGACAGCCTATTGAATTAACAGCTACAAATTTTGCCGCCCATGCCAATAAATCTGAGTTGCCTTTAGTGGTAGACTTTTGGGCAAGCTGGTGTGGTCCTTGTAAAAATTTTGCACCGATATTTAGTCAGGTAGCACTTGAGTTGGAACCGCATTTTCGCTTTGGTAAGATAGACACCGAACAACAGCAACAATTAGCCGCTCAGTTTGCTATTCGCTCTATACCGACGCTAATGATTTTTAAACAAGGTAAAGTACTTGCACAGCAAGCGGGTGCATTTCCTAAGCAAGCCTTTTTACAATGGTTATCAAAATATAAGTAA
- a CDS encoding DEAD/DEAH box helicase — protein MSDSMSFAQLMLPEALIRAVTELGYETPSPIQAAAIPKLLAGEDVLGQAQTGTGKTGAFALPLLARLDPTQNDPQILVLAPTRELAIQVAEAFQAYARYMPAFHVLPLYGGQSYTNQLKSLKRGSQVIVGTPGRILDHLDRGTLKLDKLRAIVLDEADEMLRMGFIDDVQTIMDATPAGRQVAMFSATMPHQIRAIAQKHLKNAEEIKIASKTSTVESISQRYVMLDSNQKLDALTRLLEGEEYDASIIFVRTKSATEEIAEKLGARGYAVSCLNGDMNQANREQTIRRLKNSQIDIIVATDVAARGLDVERISLVVNYDIPYDSEAYVHRIGRTGRAGREGKAVLFVSPRERRLLRTIEHATKQPIEQMSLPTGQVIEQRRIQSFREQLAQTVENQDLSFFQALINEWSEKIDASDTDIAAALLFLAQKEQPLNVANKFPELREPHARGEREDRGRNDRSSRDRSDRPQRDRGERSDRPDRGPRQRREMKGDFNTYRIEVGKEHGVRAGDIVGAIANEASIDSQFIGNIKLFEQHSTVELPANIPTEVFQHLKKVYVRKQKLSITVDNSAASTPSTPSGDRRPSNPGPRPGAAPRKPRD, from the coding sequence ATGTCAGACTCTATGTCTTTTGCCCAACTAATGTTACCTGAGGCACTTATTCGTGCTGTGACAGAACTGGGTTATGAAACACCGTCGCCAATTCAAGCGGCTGCTATCCCAAAACTATTAGCTGGGGAAGATGTGTTAGGCCAAGCGCAAACAGGTACCGGTAAAACAGGTGCTTTTGCTTTGCCATTATTAGCTCGGTTAGATCCGACGCAAAATGATCCACAAATATTAGTATTAGCGCCTACGCGTGAGTTAGCTATTCAAGTTGCCGAAGCCTTCCAAGCTTATGCGCGTTATATGCCAGCCTTTCATGTTTTACCGTTATACGGTGGCCAAAGCTATACTAACCAACTTAAATCACTTAAGCGTGGCTCGCAAGTTATTGTAGGTACGCCTGGTCGTATTCTTGATCACCTTGATCGCGGTACGCTTAAGTTAGATAAATTACGCGCTATTGTTTTAGATGAAGCCGATGAAATGTTACGTATGGGCTTTATTGATGATGTGCAAACGATTATGGATGCCACACCAGCGGGTCGCCAAGTTGCGATGTTCTCTGCAACGATGCCACACCAAATTCGCGCCATTGCTCAAAAGCATTTAAAAAATGCTGAAGAAATTAAAATAGCATCTAAAACCAGTACCGTTGAGAGTATTAGCCAACGTTATGTAATGTTAGATAGTAATCAAAAGCTTGATGCGTTAACTCGCTTATTAGAAGGCGAAGAATATGATGCCAGCATTATATTTGTTCGTACTAAGAGCGCGACTGAAGAAATTGCTGAAAAACTAGGTGCTCGTGGTTATGCCGTATCTTGCTTAAACGGTGATATGAACCAAGCTAATCGCGAACAAACGATTCGTCGTTTAAAAAATAGTCAAATCGATATCATTGTTGCAACTGATGTTGCGGCGCGTGGTTTAGATGTTGAGCGTATTAGCTTAGTGGTTAACTATGATATTCCTTACGATAGTGAAGCTTATGTACACCGTATTGGTCGTACAGGCCGCGCAGGTCGTGAAGGTAAAGCAGTATTATTTGTTTCACCACGTGAGCGTCGCTTATTACGCACGATTGAACATGCTACTAAACAACCCATTGAACAGATGTCGTTACCTACGGGTCAGGTTATTGAGCAACGTCGTATTCAATCGTTCCGTGAACAATTAGCGCAAACTGTTGAAAATCAAGATTTAAGCTTTTTCCAAGCTTTAATTAATGAGTGGAGTGAGAAAATTGATGCTTCAGATACTGATATAGCTGCAGCGTTATTATTTTTAGCTCAAAAAGAACAGCCTTTAAATGTGGCCAATAAATTCCCTGAACTTCGCGAGCCGCATGCTCGTGGCGAACGCGAAGACCGTGGTCGTAATGATCGCTCGTCGCGTGACCGTTCAGATCGTCCGCAACGTGATCGTGGTGAGCGCTCAGATCGTCCAGACCGTGGACCGCGTCAGCGTCGTGAAATGAAAGGTGATTTTAATACTTACCGTATAGAAGTAGGTAAAGAGCATGGTGTTCGTGCCGGTGATATCGTTGGTGCTATTGCCAATGAAGCCAGCATAGATAGCCAATTTATTGGTAATATTAAATTGTTTGAACAACATAGTACGGTTGAATTGCCTGCGAATATTCCAACGGAAGTATTTCAGCATTTGAAAAAAGTTTATGTACGTAAACAAAAGTTAAGTATTACTGTAGATAACAGTGCTGCAAGTACACCTAGCACACCTAGTGGTGATCGTCGTCCAAGTAATCCTGGTCCACGTCCTGGTGCTGCACCGCGTAAACCACGCGATTAA
- the mioC gene encoding FMN-binding protein MioC has product MIDILVGSQMGAAEYVAEQVAEALVQAGYDVQLHLKPELDHLNRCKTWLIITSTYGAGDLPDNIQPFADQLAQDQADLSTLFFAVITLGDSSYDTFCLAGQNLSKTLQMKGAKQLIANLEIDAQLPELPEEYALAWLPNLIKKLA; this is encoded by the coding sequence ATGATAGACATCCTCGTTGGCAGCCAAATGGGCGCAGCGGAATATGTGGCAGAACAAGTTGCTGAAGCACTGGTACAAGCGGGTTACGACGTACAACTACATCTTAAACCCGAATTGGATCACTTAAACAGGTGTAAAACCTGGTTAATTATCACATCCACCTATGGCGCAGGAGATCTGCCTGATAATATTCAACCCTTTGCGGATCAATTAGCACAAGATCAGGCCGATCTTAGCACACTTTTCTTCGCCGTGATCACTTTAGGTGACTCCAGTTACGATACTTTTTGCTTGGCTGGGCAAAATTTGAGCAAAACACTACAAATGAAAGGCGCTAAGCAGTTAATAGCAAATTTAGAAATTGATGCTCAGCTACCAGAATTACCCGAAGAATACGCATTAGCCTGGTTACCAAACTTAATAAAAAAATTAGCATAA
- the mnmG gene encoding tRNA uridine-5-carboxymethylaminomethyl(34) synthesis enzyme MnmG: protein MLYQEIFDVIVVGGGHAGTEAALASARMGLNTLLLTHNLETLGQMSCNPAIGGIGKGHLVKEIDALGGAMAIAADKGGIQFRTLNASKGPAVRATRAQADRQLYRQAIRQMLENQPNLRIFQQACDDLVVENEQVTGVVTQMGLTFKAKSVVLTVGTFLGGQIHIGLQSHAGGRAGDPPSVALAKRLRALPFRVDRLKTGTPPRIDARTIDFSKMQQQPGDNPTPVFSFLGSQKDHPTQIPCYITYTNEKTHQAIRDNLHRSPMYSGVIEGIGPRYCPSIEDKITRFADKDKHQIFIEPEGLNTHEVYPNGISTSLPFDVQLEIVRSIAGMENAHITRPGYAIEYDYFDPRDLKSSLETKFIKGLFFAGQINGTTGYEEAGAQGLLAGLNAALYAKEQESWSPRRDNAYLGVLVDDLTTLGTKEPYRMFTSRAEYRLMLREDNADSRLTEKGRELGLVDDVRWAAFNEKMEQIALERQRLKQSWVHPKHSALTAINALVKTPLSKEASLEELVRRPEINYASLMQIADIGPGLVDPIAAEQVEIQIKYEGYIQRQQDEINKQLRNENSLLPSKFDYQAVKGLSNEVIAKLNQTQPETVGQASRISGITPAAISLLLVYLKKQGLLRKSA from the coding sequence ATGCTCTACCAAGAAATTTTTGATGTCATTGTTGTTGGAGGTGGCCATGCCGGCACTGAAGCAGCTTTAGCCTCTGCTCGCATGGGATTAAATACTTTATTATTGACCCATAATCTGGAAACTTTAGGCCAAATGTCATGTAATCCGGCTATCGGAGGTATTGGCAAAGGACATTTAGTTAAAGAAATTGATGCCCTTGGTGGCGCTATGGCTATTGCTGCTGACAAAGGCGGTATTCAATTTAGAACATTAAATGCCTCAAAAGGCCCTGCGGTCAGAGCAACAAGAGCGCAAGCTGATAGACAATTATACCGTCAAGCCATTAGACAAATGCTTGAAAATCAACCTAATTTACGAATTTTTCAACAAGCCTGTGATGATCTTGTGGTAGAAAACGAGCAAGTTACTGGCGTGGTAACCCAGATGGGCTTAACATTTAAAGCCAAATCTGTTGTGTTAACCGTAGGGACGTTTCTAGGTGGCCAAATTCATATTGGATTACAAAGCCACGCCGGCGGTAGAGCCGGAGATCCACCCTCAGTTGCTTTAGCAAAACGATTAAGAGCCTTGCCGTTTAGAGTTGATCGTTTAAAAACCGGTACTCCGCCTAGAATCGATGCCAGAACCATTGATTTTAGTAAAATGCAGCAACAACCAGGTGATAACCCAACACCGGTGTTTTCATTTTTAGGTAGCCAAAAGGATCACCCAACTCAAATCCCGTGTTACATCACTTACACCAATGAAAAAACCCATCAAGCGATCCGAGATAATTTACATCGATCGCCAATGTACTCTGGTGTGATCGAAGGTATAGGTCCACGTTATTGTCCGTCTATTGAAGATAAAATCACTCGCTTTGCTGACAAAGATAAACATCAGATCTTTATTGAACCAGAAGGCTTAAACACCCATGAGGTCTATCCAAATGGAATCTCAACCAGTTTACCTTTTGATGTTCAACTCGAGATTGTGCGTTCAATAGCCGGTATGGAAAATGCGCATATAACCCGACCAGGTTACGCTATTGAATATGATTACTTTGATCCAAGAGATTTGAAAAGCAGTTTAGAAACCAAGTTTATTAAAGGCTTATTTTTTGCAGGTCAAATTAACGGCACCACAGGTTATGAAGAAGCAGGTGCTCAAGGTTTACTAGCAGGTTTAAATGCCGCTTTATATGCAAAAGAGCAAGAGAGTTGGTCACCACGTCGTGATAACGCTTATTTAGGTGTATTAGTAGACGATCTAACTACTTTAGGCACCAAAGAACCCTATCGAATGTTTACTAGCCGAGCAGAATATCGCTTAATGCTACGTGAAGATAACGCTGACTCGCGCTTAACCGAAAAAGGCCGAGAACTAGGCTTAGTTGATGATGTGCGCTGGGCAGCCTTTAATGAAAAAATGGAACAAATTGCACTAGAACGTCAACGGCTAAAACAAAGCTGGGTACATCCTAAACATAGCGCTTTAACCGCGATTAATGCTTTAGTAAAAACACCCTTAAGCAAAGAAGCTAGTTTAGAAGAATTAGTACGCCGACCTGAGATCAATTATGCCAGCTTAATGCAAATAGCCGATATTGGTCCTGGCTTAGTCGATCCGATAGCAGCCGAACAAGTTGAAATTCAAATAAAATACGAAGGCTATATTCAACGCCAGCAAGATGAAATTAATAAACAACTTCGTAACGAAAACTCGTTATTGCCAAGCAAATTTGATTATCAAGCAGTTAAAGGTTTATCAAACGAAGTTATTGCTAAATTAAATCAAACTCAGCCAGAAACAGTAGGCCAAGCGTCACGTATTTCTGGTATTACGCCAGCCGCTATTTCTTTATTGCTGGTGTACTTAAAAAAACAGGGCCTATTACGTAAATCTGCGTAA
- the rsmG gene encoding 16S rRNA (guanine(527)-N(7))-methyltransferase RsmG codes for MISQLRKLVSETTLTLTDHQLAQCIAYIELLHKWNSAYNLTSVRDPQEMLIKHVMDSLVIAPHLIGDNFIDVGTGPGLPGVLLAIYYPEKTFTLLDSLGKRIRFLNQVKLQLGLTNIQPLQSRVELHQPEQGYDGVISRAFASINDMLSWCKHLPNSGGAFFAMKGAAVQEEIAALPDFVKVVAIKPLQVPQLHAERHLVILTHC; via the coding sequence ATGATTTCTCAGTTACGTAAGCTGGTATCTGAAACAACATTAACGCTAACCGATCATCAATTAGCTCAATGTATTGCCTATATAGAATTATTGCACAAATGGAATAGTGCCTATAACTTAACTTCAGTGCGTGATCCGCAAGAAATGTTGATCAAGCATGTAATGGATAGCTTAGTTATAGCTCCGCATTTAATCGGTGATAATTTTATAGATGTTGGCACAGGCCCAGGTTTACCTGGCGTGTTACTAGCCATTTATTACCCGGAAAAAACCTTTACCTTATTAGATAGTTTAGGTAAGCGGATCCGGTTTTTAAACCAAGTAAAATTACAGCTAGGACTAACCAATATTCAGCCATTGCAAAGTAGGGTTGAATTGCATCAACCTGAACAAGGTTATGATGGTGTGATTAGCCGCGCTTTTGCTTCAATTAATGATATGCTTAGCTGGTGCAAGCACTTACCTAATTCAGGCGGTGCTTTTTTCGCCATGAAAGGTGCGGCAGTACAAGAAGAAATTGCAGCTTTACCTGATTTTGTTAAGGTAGTTGCTATTAAACCGTTGCAAGTGCCGCAGTTGCACGCAGAAAGACATTTAGTGATACTAACTCACTGCTAA
- a CDS encoding ParA family protein, translating into MAKVIAIANQKGGVGKTTTAVNLAASLAATKRKVLLIDLDPQGNATMGSGVDKYQVESTAYELLVDEKPLSEVVVKETTGGYHLIAANSDVTAAEVRLMDVFARELRLRTALKDYRNSYDFIFIDCPPSLNMLTVNAMAAADTVLVPMQCEYFALEGLTALVDTINKLAAVVNPELKIEGILRTMYDPRNRLANDVSEQLKQHFGDKVYRAVIPRNVRLAEAPSFGSPVMYYDKNSTGAKAYLALAGEILRRADKKTVNPVTSN; encoded by the coding sequence GTGGCCAAAGTGATCGCAATAGCTAACCAGAAAGGTGGTGTTGGTAAAACAACAACAGCAGTCAATCTGGCTGCATCGCTAGCGGCAACAAAACGCAAAGTATTATTAATTGATCTTGATCCACAAGGTAATGCCACTATGGGCAGTGGCGTGGATAAATATCAGGTTGAATCAACCGCCTATGAATTACTGGTGGATGAAAAGCCACTATCTGAAGTTGTGGTAAAAGAAACCACAGGTGGCTATCATTTAATTGCCGCCAACTCAGATGTTACCGCGGCAGAAGTACGATTAATGGATGTTTTTGCTCGCGAACTTCGCTTACGCACGGCATTAAAAGATTATCGTAACAGCTACGACTTTATTTTTATCGACTGCCCACCTTCGTTAAATATGCTTACTGTAAATGCCATGGCTGCTGCCGATACTGTGTTAGTACCTATGCAATGTGAGTATTTCGCATTAGAAGGCTTAACAGCATTAGTGGATACCATTAATAAATTAGCCGCAGTAGTTAATCCGGAGCTTAAAATAGAAGGTATTTTAAGAACCATGTACGATCCGCGTAATCGTTTAGCCAATGATGTTTCAGAACAATTAAAACAGCATTTTGGTGATAAAGTATATCGTGCTGTTATTCCACGTAATGTGCGTTTAGCAGAAGCCCCCAGTTTTGGTTCACCTGTAATGTATTATGATAAAAACTCAACAGGTGCAAAAGCTTATCTGGCACTGGCAGGCGAAATTTTACGCCGGGCAGATAAAAAAACAGTTAACCCGGTTACCTCAAACTAA
- a CDS encoding ParB/RepB/Spo0J family partition protein, with product MSVKKRGLGRGLDALLTSNKTSAEHNQQANTSQLHILPVEFLSRGKYQPRKDMSQEALEDLASSIRAQGVIQPIIVRPIAKDSYEIIAGERRWRAAQLAQLAEVPCIIKNVPDEAAVAIALIENIQREDLNAMEEAVALERLLTEFSLTHQQVADAVGKSRVSVSNLLRLNQLNDDVKLLLEHGDIEMGHARALLALIDDQQSDAARLVAAKQLTVRETENLVRRILEPKAAPADKQRDADVVALEQRLSERFAAPVQVLYNKKGKGNLVISYSSLDELDGIINKLEIEQD from the coding sequence ATGTCGGTAAAAAAACGCGGTTTAGGACGTGGTTTAGATGCGTTACTTACGTCAAATAAAACCTCAGCTGAACACAATCAGCAAGCCAATACTTCGCAACTGCATATTTTGCCGGTCGAGTTTTTATCGCGCGGTAAATATCAGCCACGTAAAGACATGTCGCAAGAAGCATTAGAAGATTTAGCCAGCTCAATTCGCGCTCAAGGCGTGATCCAACCTATTATTGTTCGGCCAATTGCTAAAGATAGCTATGAAATTATTGCCGGTGAACGCCGTTGGCGAGCTGCGCAATTAGCCCAACTGGCAGAAGTACCCTGTATTATTAAAAATGTTCCGGACGAAGCGGCCGTTGCCATAGCATTAATTGAAAATATTCAGCGTGAAGATCTTAATGCCATGGAAGAAGCCGTGGCATTAGAGCGTTTATTAACTGAATTTAGCTTAACCCATCAACAAGTGGCCGATGCGGTTGGTAAATCTCGGGTCTCGGTTAGTAACTTATTGCGCTTAAACCAACTTAACGATGATGTAAAACTGTTATTAGAGCATGGCGATATTGAAATGGGCCATGCTAGAGCTTTACTGGCCTTAATTGACGATCAACAAAGTGATGCAGCTCGTTTAGTGGCGGCCAAGCAACTTACGGTACGAGAAACAGAAAACCTAGTACGCCGTATCCTAGAGCCTAAAGCGGCCCCAGCGGATAAACAGCGCGATGCTGATGTGGTTGCATTAGAGCAACGCTTAAGTGAACGCTTCGCTGCTCCGGTGCAAGTTTTGTATAATAAAAAAGGCAAAGGTAATCTGGTTATCAGCTATAGCAGCTTAGATGAGCTAGATGGCATAATAAATAAGTTAGAAATAGAGCAAGATTAA
- a CDS encoding ATP synthase subunit I — protein sequence MSDISAKAARKSAYMLVLGQLAVAGVIALAFFIASDAFTAKSAFKGGLVAVIPNLVFAFFAFRFSAADNPNLVVMAFMRGQSLKLILSAVLLALVFSQQQLVYGAFLTGFMLTLIAQWTAPVFFKH from the coding sequence ATGTCTGATATCAGTGCTAAAGCTGCACGTAAGTCAGCTTATATGTTGGTTTTAGGCCAATTAGCTGTAGCCGGGGTTATTGCGTTGGCTTTTTTTATAGCCAGTGATGCATTTACGGCTAAGTCAGCATTTAAAGGCGGTTTAGTCGCTGTTATACCAAATTTAGTGTTTGCGTTTTTTGCTTTTCGCTTTAGTGCAGCAGATAACCCAAACTTAGTCGTGATGGCATTTATGCGCGGCCAGTCACTAAAATTAATTTTATCCGCTGTGCTGTTAGCCTTGGTTTTTTCACAGCAACAACTGGTTTATGGCGCATTTTTAACCGGTTTTATGCTGACGCTAATAGCACAATGGACAGCACCAGTTTTTTTTAAACATTAA
- the atpB gene encoding F0F1 ATP synthase subunit A, with product MAAGEELTLSSHIQHHLVNAKMCSVDGSIAFNKACDQAGFWTWHIDTLAYSIILGVLFLWIFRSAAKKATTGVPGKLQCFIEMIVGFVADNVKDTYHGKSKLIAPLALTIFVWVFLMNLMDLIPVDFLPALAGLVGEQAMGVEPGNVYMKFVPTTDINLAAGLALGVFILMIGYSIRIKGVLGFIKELTLHPFNTKNVPLQIALIPFNFLLETIALFAKPFSLALRLFGNLYAGEMIFILIGAVGLAQLPLHFPWAVFHILVITLQAFVFMMLTIVYLSMASSDNH from the coding sequence ATGGCTGCAGGTGAAGAGTTAACTCTCTCTAGTCATATTCAGCACCACCTAGTTAACGCGAAAATGTGTTCTGTCGATGGCAGTATTGCATTTAACAAAGCGTGTGATCAGGCTGGTTTCTGGACATGGCATATCGATACATTAGCGTACTCTATTATTTTAGGGGTGCTGTTTTTATGGATCTTCCGTAGTGCAGCTAAAAAAGCGACCACGGGCGTACCAGGAAAACTACAGTGCTTTATTGAAATGATAGTGGGCTTTGTCGCTGATAACGTAAAAGATACCTATCACGGTAAAAGTAAATTAATAGCACCACTGGCACTGACAATCTTTGTCTGGGTGTTTTTAATGAACTTAATGGATTTAATTCCAGTTGACTTTTTACCAGCATTAGCCGGTTTAGTTGGCGAACAAGCAATGGGCGTTGAACCAGGTAACGTCTATATGAAATTCGTACCTACTACTGACATCAACTTAGCCGCCGGTTTAGCCTTAGGCGTGTTTATATTGATGATCGGGTATTCAATTCGTATTAAAGGTGTATTGGGTTTTATAAAAGAACTAACATTACACCCATTTAACACTAAAAATGTACCGTTACAAATTGCCTTAATTCCGTTCAACTTTTTGCTAGAAACTATCGCTTTGTTCGCCAAGCCATTTTCACTAGCATTACGTTTATTCGGTAACTTATATGCCGGTGAAATGATCTTCATCTTGATCGGTGCAGTAGGTTTAGCGCAGTTACCACTGCACTTCCCTTGGGCGGTATTCCATATATTAGTTATTACATTGCAAGCGTTTGTCTTTATGATGCTAACCATTGTTTATCTAAGTATGGCCAGTTCAGATAATCACTAA
- the atpE gene encoding F0F1 ATP synthase subunit C yields MESILSMPEAIKLIAVALLIGFGAIGTALGFGNMGGKFLEACARQPELAPSLQVKMFILAGLIDAVAMIGVGIAMFMLFAM; encoded by the coding sequence ATGGAATCAATCTTATCAATGCCTGAAGCTATCAAATTAATCGCTGTTGCGTTATTAATCGGTTTCGGTGCAATCGGTACTGCATTAGGTTTTGGTAACATGGGCGGTAAGTTCTTAGAAGCTTGTGCACGTCAGCCAGAATTAGCACCTTCACTACAAGTTAAAATGTTCATCTTAGCAGGTCTTATCGATGCCGTAGCAATGATCGGTGTAGGTATTGCTATGTTCATGTTGTTCGCAATGTAA
- the atpF gene encoding F0F1 ATP synthase subunit B — translation MNLNATLLGELIAFAVFVLFCMKFVWPPLMNAIEARQSKIADGLAASDRAEKDLALAQDKAKDQLKDAKAQAAEIIDQAKKREAKMIDEAVHKANAEREVILAQATAEIAAERNRLREDMRKQVAALAVAGAERILQRSIDEAAHSDILDKLVQEL, via the coding sequence GTGAACTTAAACGCCACTCTGTTAGGCGAATTAATCGCATTCGCGGTGTTCGTACTGTTTTGTATGAAGTTTGTATGGCCACCTTTGATGAATGCCATCGAAGCGCGCCAAAGTAAAATTGCTGATGGTTTAGCGGCCTCTGATCGTGCTGAAAAAGATTTGGCGTTAGCGCAAGATAAAGCTAAAGATCAGTTAAAAGACGCTAAAGCTCAGGCTGCAGAAATTATTGACCAAGCGAAAAAACGCGAAGCGAAAATGATTGATGAAGCCGTGCATAAAGCAAATGCAGAACGTGAAGTTATTTTGGCGCAAGCCACAGCAGAAATTGCCGCTGAGCGTAATCGTTTACGTGAAGATATGCGTAAACAAGTTGCTGCTTTAGCAGTCGCTGGCGCAGAAAGAATTCTGCAACGTTCTATAGATGAAGCTGCTCACAGCGACATTCTGGATAAATTGGTTCAAGAACTGTAA
- the atpH gene encoding F0F1 ATP synthase subunit delta → MSDLTNIARPYAKAAFDFAVEQNALPAWLQMLTFAAETAKNDQVSAYLNANATAEKQAGMFIHVCGEQLNEHGHNFIKVMAENHRLLALPEVLTTFAKLKAEHEKEIDVTVVSATELDTAEKDKLVAALTQRLARKVKLNCSVDPSLVSGLLIKAGDMVIDGSIRGKLDRLATALQS, encoded by the coding sequence ATGTCTGATTTGACTAATATTGCTCGTCCTTACGCCAAAGCTGCGTTCGATTTTGCTGTAGAGCAAAATGCGTTACCAGCTTGGCTACAGATGTTGACATTTGCTGCAGAAACAGCAAAAAACGACCAAGTTAGCGCGTATTTAAACGCTAACGCTACTGCTGAAAAGCAGGCTGGTATGTTTATTCATGTTTGTGGTGAGCAACTTAATGAGCACGGTCATAACTTCATTAAAGTGATGGCAGAAAATCATCGCTTGTTGGCGTTGCCTGAAGTACTAACTACTTTTGCCAAGTTAAAAGCAGAGCACGAAAAAGAAATCGACGTCACTGTCGTTTCTGCTACTGAACTTGATACTGCGGAAAAAGACAAGTTAGTTGCAGCATTAACGCAACGTTTGGCACGCAAAGTTAAATTGAACTGTAGCGTTGATCCTAGCTTAGTTAGCGGTTTGCTAATTAAAGCAGGTGACATGGTTATTGATGGCTCGATCCGCGGCAAGCTGGATCGTTTAGCAACTGCGCTGCAGTCGTAA